In the genome of Vanacampus margaritifer isolate UIUO_Vmar chromosome 1, RoL_Vmar_1.0, whole genome shotgun sequence, one region contains:
- the lmbr1l gene encoding limb region 1 homolog-like protein isoform X1: METDDVSAREQLFHNRVRETIICVLLFTCLYIVSYLILARFKKTAEFVTDDIEDATVNKIALWLCTFTLSVAVCAVLLLPISILSNEVLLTFPQSYYMQWLNGSLIHGLWNLVFLFSNLSLVFLMPFAYFFTESEGFVGSKKGVMARVYEAVVLLLLLALLVLGIVWVASALLHDNLARKSLYDLWEYYLPYLYSGISLFGVLLLLLCTPFGLSRMFSVTGSLLVKPRLFEDVDDALSCTTMEEDSLSRKLKYGSSQSCWVKLNIEAMKKEHQAIRTKRIALEMRRKASPWQRNLGYPLAMLMLLALTVLCVLMVCFNVLELLLDETAMPRGMEDPHLGRASFSMFGSLGAAVQVVLILYLMVSSVVGFYSSPLFTGLVPRAQDTNLTQMIANCVSLLILSSALPVFSRTLGITRFDLLGDFGRYNWLGNFYVVFLYNMLFAGLTSASLIKTVTWAVQRELIRAFGLHRLPLTVSRSTVPFRLLLASGLSKIQ; this comes from the exons ATCTGCGTACTCCTGTTTACGTGCCTCTACATAGTGTCCTACCTCATACTTGCACGCTTCAAGAAGACTGCAGAGTTTGTCACCG ATGATATTGAGGATGCTACCGTCAACAAAATTGC GCTGTGGTTGTGTACATTCACGCTGTCAGTTGCAGTGTGTGCGGTGCTGCTTCTCCCCATCTCGATTCTGTCCAATGAGGTGCTGCTCACTTTCCCACAGAGCTACTACATGCAATGGCTCAATGGTTCACTTATTCAcg GTTTGTGGAACCTAGTTTTCCTTTTCTCTAATTTGTCCTTGGTCTTCCTGATGCCATTTGCCTACTTCTTCACCGAGTCTGAGGGATTTGTAGGATCCAAAAAG GGAGTAATGGCGCGAGTATATGAAGCAGTTGTCCTGCTGTTGCTGTTAGCTCTCCTGGTGTTGGGCATTGTGTGGGTGGCATCAGCTCTTCTCCACGACAACTTGGCCAGGAAGAGCCTCTATG ACCTCTGGGAGTATTACCTTCCCTACTTGTACTCTGGTATCTCTCTTTTTGGAGTTCTACTGCTCCTGT TGTGCACACCTTTTGGGTTGTCTCGGATGTTCAGCGTAACAGGCAGCCTGTTGGTCAAACCTCGG CTGTTTGAAGATGTTGATGATGCCCTCAGCTGCACCACAATGGAGGAGGACTCTCTCTCCAGGAAACTAAAGT ATGGCAGTTCTCAGTCCTGCTGGGTCAAGCTGAACATTGAGGCAATGAAGAAAGAGCACCAAGCGATCCGAACGAAACGTATCGCCTTGG AAATGCGCAGGAAAGCTTCGCCATGGCAGAGAAACTTGGGTTATCCACTGGCCATGCTAATGCTCCTCGCCCTCACT GTGTTGTGTGTGCTGATGGTCTGTTTCAATGTGCTGGAGTTGCTCCTGGATGAGACGGCCATGCCCCGAGGAATGGAG GACCCGCACCTTGGGAGGGCCTCCTTCTCAATGTTCGGTTCACTGGGTGCAGCAGTTCAAGTAGTCCTTATACT CTATTTAATGGTGTCATCAGTTGTTGGATTCTATAGCTCTCCACTCTTCACCGGCTTGGTGCCTCGTGCACAGGACACTAACCTCACACAG ATGATCGCCAACTGTGTGTCTCTTCTCATCCTGAGCTCAGCCCTTCCAGTTTTTTCACGTACACTTG GGATCACGCGCTTCGATCTGCTGGGAGACTTTGGCCGCTATAACTGGCTTGGGAACTTCTACGTTGTGTTTCTATACAACATGCTGTTTGCTGGCCTCACCTCCGCCTCTCTAATCAAGACGGTAACGTGGGCGGTGCAGAGGGAACTCATCCGCGCGTTTG GTCTCCACCGACTCCCCTTAACTGTCTCGCGCTCCACTGTCCCGTTCAGACTCCTCCTGGCAAGTGGACTGTCCAAAATCCAGTGA
- the lmbr1l gene encoding limb region 1 homolog-like protein isoform X2, whose protein sequence is METDDVSAREQLFHNRVRETIICVLLFTCLYIVSYLILARFKKTAEFVTDDIEDATVNKIALWLCTFTLSVAVCAVLLLPISILSNEVLLTFPQSYYMQWLNGSLIHGLWNLVFLFSNLSLVFLMPFAYFFTESEGFVGSKKGVMARVYEAVVLLLLLALLVLGIVWVASALLHDNLARKSLYVCTPFGLSRMFSVTGSLLVKPRLFEDVDDALSCTTMEEDSLSRKLKYGSSQSCWVKLNIEAMKKEHQAIRTKRIALEMRRKASPWQRNLGYPLAMLMLLALTVLCVLMVCFNVLELLLDETAMPRGMEDPHLGRASFSMFGSLGAAVQVVLILYLMVSSVVGFYSSPLFTGLVPRAQDTNLTQMIANCVSLLILSSALPVFSRTLGITRFDLLGDFGRYNWLGNFYVVFLYNMLFAGLTSASLIKTVTWAVQRELIRAFGLHRLPLTVSRSTVPFRLLLASGLSKIQ, encoded by the exons ATCTGCGTACTCCTGTTTACGTGCCTCTACATAGTGTCCTACCTCATACTTGCACGCTTCAAGAAGACTGCAGAGTTTGTCACCG ATGATATTGAGGATGCTACCGTCAACAAAATTGC GCTGTGGTTGTGTACATTCACGCTGTCAGTTGCAGTGTGTGCGGTGCTGCTTCTCCCCATCTCGATTCTGTCCAATGAGGTGCTGCTCACTTTCCCACAGAGCTACTACATGCAATGGCTCAATGGTTCACTTATTCAcg GTTTGTGGAACCTAGTTTTCCTTTTCTCTAATTTGTCCTTGGTCTTCCTGATGCCATTTGCCTACTTCTTCACCGAGTCTGAGGGATTTGTAGGATCCAAAAAG GGAGTAATGGCGCGAGTATATGAAGCAGTTGTCCTGCTGTTGCTGTTAGCTCTCCTGGTGTTGGGCATTGTGTGGGTGGCATCAGCTCTTCTCCACGACAACTTGGCCAGGAAGAGCCTCTATG TGTGCACACCTTTTGGGTTGTCTCGGATGTTCAGCGTAACAGGCAGCCTGTTGGTCAAACCTCGG CTGTTTGAAGATGTTGATGATGCCCTCAGCTGCACCACAATGGAGGAGGACTCTCTCTCCAGGAAACTAAAGT ATGGCAGTTCTCAGTCCTGCTGGGTCAAGCTGAACATTGAGGCAATGAAGAAAGAGCACCAAGCGATCCGAACGAAACGTATCGCCTTGG AAATGCGCAGGAAAGCTTCGCCATGGCAGAGAAACTTGGGTTATCCACTGGCCATGCTAATGCTCCTCGCCCTCACT GTGTTGTGTGTGCTGATGGTCTGTTTCAATGTGCTGGAGTTGCTCCTGGATGAGACGGCCATGCCCCGAGGAATGGAG GACCCGCACCTTGGGAGGGCCTCCTTCTCAATGTTCGGTTCACTGGGTGCAGCAGTTCAAGTAGTCCTTATACT CTATTTAATGGTGTCATCAGTTGTTGGATTCTATAGCTCTCCACTCTTCACCGGCTTGGTGCCTCGTGCACAGGACACTAACCTCACACAG ATGATCGCCAACTGTGTGTCTCTTCTCATCCTGAGCTCAGCCCTTCCAGTTTTTTCACGTACACTTG GGATCACGCGCTTCGATCTGCTGGGAGACTTTGGCCGCTATAACTGGCTTGGGAACTTCTACGTTGTGTTTCTATACAACATGCTGTTTGCTGGCCTCACCTCCGCCTCTCTAATCAAGACGGTAACGTGGGCGGTGCAGAGGGAACTCATCCGCGCGTTTG GTCTCCACCGACTCCCCTTAACTGTCTCGCGCTCCACTGTCCCGTTCAGACTCCTCCTGGCAAGTGGACTGTCCAAAATCCAGTGA